The Oncorhynchus mykiss isolate Arlee chromosome 27, USDA_OmykA_1.1, whole genome shotgun sequence sequence GGGTTTTTTATTCCTTTAAAAGGTCAGTGATGTGACAGTACTTTAGTGTGGAATAGTCCACTGACACAGAACACACATTAGACCTATGTCCACACAACGGCAGTTTGGTGAAAGAAACCAGGTGATCTAGACTTACATCCTCTTTTAGACTTGAATCCTGTTTTCATTTTTTAATTATTCTATAGGTACTATTAAGAAAATGGAGAACTCAATATAATTCACATCATTTATACTAGCTGGATATCGTGACAGTTAGTGTCTTAAAGTACTTGTTTTTCATTATATTAACGGTCCATAGTATTTGCGAACACAGTGCTTATTGTGGTTATATGTATGGAGAGAAACCTTCATGAATCCATGTATCTGTTTCTGTGCAGTTTGTTTGTAAATGACTTGTATGGTACCACTGGTTTGTTTCCTGCTCTCATGACTCATTTGGTTTCAGATGACCATACAGTTTCCACTGGGTACTGTTACCTACAGATATTTTGCATGTACACATATGGAACTATTGAATTCAGCAATTTAGCAGCGATGTCCTATGACAGGTACCTTGCTATATGTTATCCACTACAGTATAACAACATCATGACACTCAACAGGGTGTGTATTTTAATTTGTGTAATATGGTTGTACTCTTTTGCTAAAAGCATCAAAACACTAACTTTAACCATTCGTTTGGGATTGTGTGTTAACGTCATAGACAAAGTGTATTGTGACAACTACCTGGTAGTAAAACTTGCCTGTTCAACTTCAGACACGACAGTTAATAAGATCTATGGACTCTGTGGTATTGTTTTGAGTGTCCCTGTACCTTTAATTACTATTGTGTTGTCGTATATTAAGATTCTGACCATTTGTTTGAACTCTTCCATAGAGACCAGACAGAAAGCTTTCAGCACCTGTTCTCCTCATCTGGCCTCGCTGCTCAACTTCTCTTTCGGCTGTTTCTTAACTCTGCTCCAGAGTAGATTTGATAGCCCTATGAGAAATGTTCCAACTGTACTTCACACTTTTTTATCAGTGTACTATCTGATGTGCCAGCCACTTTTAAATCCTATTGTGAATGGAGTTAGGATGGCTAAAATCAGACATGCTTGTAAAAACATACTACCTGTAGGTCTGTACCCTAAAACATAAGCTAGACATTAGTGTGACCTTTCCTGTCCTGATGGTTAGATTTTTGTTATATTGACTTGTGTGTTTACTTATAGGTTCAATAATGAATGGGGGTGAGGATGGTGAAATTCAGACTTGTAAAACATTTGCTGATTTGTATAATATTGTCATTGACCTTTTATTCACTTTCTGATCTCCATTGATTATCTGTCTCTCAAAGAATTTACTTTAAAATGCACTTCCTTGTCTACAAATCCCTGAATGGAATCGGACCCGCCTGCCTGTAAGACCTACTCTCCCCCTATGAACCTCCATGTACCCTACATTTAAGCCACGCAAAGCTGCTCCATGCCAGCAGGacctgtataaacacaatggaGGGCCAAATATTTTGCTTCCTGACAATCTCAGGGCTGCTCAGACTGTTGGGGCCTTTAAAGCAGGCCTTAAGACTCATCTCTATAAGCCTTTGTCTTTCCTTCTAGACTTTGTTGCTTTCATGATTTGGTTATATATGTTTTGTACTCGCTTTTTAGCTCATTTATTATTTTCTGCACTTTGAGATTACAATTTCACAATGAAAAGTACtttataaattattattattattatttaatttaaaaaaaaaagttaattagTTTGAAATCCTTACTTAAATTGACAGTTTAGCCAGAGGTTGCTGTATCTATGTATATAACAAATCTAGAAATGCTAAACTGTCTGGATCGATACACTGGATGTAAATGTGTAAAAGGTACCCTTACCTGGCACCCTTACATACTGTACATCGCTAATGGAAAATAAGTCCTGTAAGGTACATACAAGCCTGGGGATTGTTAGACATTTTTAGAGAGAAATCTAAGGAAATACAGATAACAAACTATATTCTGCCTAAGATCTGGATGCATGTCATGTTTTCTGAGGGACAACTGTTTTATGTAACATGATATCTGTGTGCCAGCTATCTGACAGATTAACAGCTTTGGTATTCCTCAGAAATGTTGAGTCATACCAGAAAGTCAACGACCTGGGACACAAGAAGAACCTGTTGCCTAATTTGGAGCTCTTATTCTGTCCTAATAAACTCCAGATAATAATTTGAAAATAACAAATATAgtgcatatactgtatttagtTTTATTGAGAAATCAGAGGACCagatatacatttacattttagtaatttagcagacacttgtatccagagcga is a genomic window containing:
- the LOC110507096 gene encoding olfactory receptor 2A14-like; its protein translation is MRKLRLERDGVGTGSGVFANTVLIVVICMERNLHESMYLFLCSLFVNDLYGTTGLFPALMTHLVSDDHTVSTGYCYLQIFCMYTYGTIEFSNLAAMSYDRYLAICYPLQYNNIMTLNRVCILICVIWLYSFAKSIKTLTLTIRLGLCVNVIDKVYCDNYLVVKLACSTSDTTVNKIYGLCGIVLSVPVPLITIVLSYIKILTICLNSSIETRQKAFSTCSPHLASLLNFSFGCFLTLLQSRFDSPMRNVPTVLHTFLSVYYLMCQPLLNPIVNGVRMAKIRHACKNILPVGLYPKT